One stretch of Malus domestica chromosome 14, GDT2T_hap1 DNA includes these proteins:
- the LOC103454231 gene encoding uncharacterized protein: MTSLNFNNIETLTGSNYKKWKEDAEMVLGLMDLDLALKEEKPAAITAESTADHKAKFEKWERTNQMSLMIIRKVMAPSVKGGVPKQDNAKDFLAAVGEKFKESDKAKIRTFPTQITSMKFDGEESVREYILKMVDLAQKLKYP; encoded by the coding sequence ATGACATCCCTCAATTTCAACAATATTGAGACTTTGACAGGTTCTAACTACAAGAAGTGGAAGGAGGATGCTGAAATGGTTCTTGGCCTTATGGATCTCGATTTGGCATTAAAGGAAGAAAAACCTGCAGCTATTACTGCAGAGAGCACTGCAGATCATAAGGCAAAGTTTGAAAAGTGGGAAAGAACAAACCAAATGTCACTGATGATTATTAGGAAAGTTATGGCTCCATCAGTTAAAGGGGGTGTTCCAAAACAAGACAATGCGAAAGACTTCTTGGCTGCAGTTGGAGAAAAGTTTAAAGAATCTGACAAGGCTAAAATTAGGACTTTTCCCACTCAAATTACTTCCATGAAATTTGATGGTGAGGAAAGTGTCAGAGAATACATTCTCAAAATGGTTGATCTTGCACAGAAGTTGAAGTACCCATGA